From the Oryza glaberrima chromosome 5, OglaRS2, whole genome shotgun sequence genome, one window contains:
- the LOC127773609 gene encoding ubiquitin-conjugating enzyme E2 2: MSTPARKRLMRDFKRLMQDPPAGISGAPQDNNIMLWNAVIFGPDDTPWDGGTFKLTLQFTEDYPNKPPTVRFVSRMFHPNIYADGSICLDILQNQWSPIYDVAAILTSIQSLLCDPNPNSPANSEAARLFSENKREYNRKVREIVEQSWTAD, translated from the exons ATGTCGACGCCAGCAAGGAAGAGGTTGATGAGGGATTTCAAACGACTGATGCAGGATCCTCCAGCTGGCATAAGTGGCGCCCCACAGGACAACAATATAATGCTTTGGAATGCTGTAATTTTTGG CCCTGATGATACTCCTTGGGATGGAG GTACGTTCAAGCTGACACTTCAGTTTACTGAAGATTATCCTAACAAACCACCTACAGTGCGATTTGTTTCTCGGATGTTTCATCCTAACA TTTATGCTGATGGGAGCATATGCTTAGATATACTACAAAACCAGTGGAGCCCCATATATGATGTAGCTGCTATACTCACATCCATCCAG TCGCTGCTTTGCGATCCAAACCCAAATTCACCTGCCAACTCTGAAGCTGCCCGCCTATTCAGTGAGAACAAGCGGGAATACAACCGAAAAGTTCGTGAGATAGTGGAGCAGAGCTGGACCGCGGACTGA